The Chitinophaga sp. Cy-1792 genome contains the following window.
AAAAATGAACCGGGTACCTGGGTGGAAAAAGGCCTGCTGGTGGTCGATTCCGCAGCACCGGTATTCAATGCAGCGGAAGGTGACTACAGAACAGAAGCACCTTATGCGGTGGGACTGGAGCTCACCCGGAAAATCGGTAACAAAATGCAGAAGATTATCATTTCCAGCGATGCAGATATGATGTCTGTTATCAGAGGGGATGGTCAGGATTATGGCAATGCATTCTACAGCTATGCTGTAGATAATGAATATCCTGTTTATCACAATTTCGCGCTGCCGAAGGATATATGGCTGACCATCAGAAAAGCCCCGGCGAAAACAATGAAGATGACCTTGCAATATATAGTGCCTGCCTTTATCCTTGCCGCAGGTATCGTGATATTGATAAGAAGAAAACGCAAATAGCGGGAGACTTAATTGTTTTATAAAAAGTATAATTATGTATTTGCAGACAGATACGCAGACGATAGATGACCTGCGCTTGTTTTCGAAGGCCGACACTCCAGGTATATACGATATATATAACCATTCCTTTACCCGTGGCGGTCAAACCATTATGGAAGCCATGTTCAGAAAACCGCTGAACAACAGGGATGCCATCATTAGACGGATCAATACAATCGAGGCTTTTGTGAAAATGAATGCCACCTTTCCTTTCGATGGTGTTTTGCTGGACCAGGCGGAGAAATACATCTCTTTTGATGATAACCCGGATGGTGGCACAAAAGTCTCCCTCAGCGAGAAGGAAATACAGCATGGGATTATTTCAGTAATTGATCTTTTTCACAGGCTCAGACAGTACCTGGAATCCCCGGAAATAGCCTCGGTGAAAGAGCTGGAGGACGAACGAAAGGCAGCTGCCGGCCTGTTGAATGATCCTGCATTTATACCGGTGTTTAACGAAAAGCCCAATGCGAGGATTTCGTTCGCCGCCGTTACCGCCTTTGATGTGCTGATACGCAATAAAGAGAAACAGAAGGTATTACAGTTGCTACAGTTTATTTATCATATCGATGTATATGTTTCTGTTGCAGCGGTTACACGTAAGCATAATATGGTATTCCCGGTGGTACACCCGAAAGGTACCAGTATTTTAAAAGTGGATGGGGTTTACCATCCACTTTTAAAGAATGCTGTTGCCAACAGTCTTCATATGACACCTTCCCGTAACCTGGTATTCCTTACCGGCGCCAACATGGCGGGAAAGTCTACCTTTCTGCGCTCTTTTAGTACTGCTGTTTACATCGCTCATATGGGCTTCCCGGTAGCTGCTGCTGCTATGGAGTTTTCGGTGATGGATGGTGTATACACTACTATCAACCTGCCGGATAACCTGGGCATCGGTGCCAGTCATTTTTATGCGGAAGTATTACGGGTGAAAAAAATCGGGCAGGAACTCAGCGAAGGGAAAGCACTGTTTGTACTTTTCGATGAACTATTCAGGGGTACGAACGTAAAGGATGCCCTGGAAGGTACCCTGGCAGTTTGTACGGCCTTTACCAACCGGACAGACAGTAAATTCATCATCTCCTCTCATATCATTGAAGCGGCAGATGAGTTGCGGAAAAAAGAGAGTGCCGCGTTTTATTTTCTTCCTACGGTAATGAACGGATCGGTGCCTGAATATACCTATACCTTACAGGAAGGTGTTACCAATGATAAGCACGGTATGATCATTATCAATAATGAAGGTATACTGGATATTCTCCGGAAGGGAAACAAAGGCGGAAAACGGTTAAAAAAGCAATTATGAGTTTTAAAATAGATCGTCAGTCAGTAGGGGAACTGAACCTGATGGGGAAATTCCGGCAGGGATCAGTATACTTTTTATTCAATAAAGTCAGGACCCGTATCGGGGAGAAATTGATGGATGACATGTTTGCGCATCCGTTAAATGATGCTGCCGCCATCAACACGAGGGTAGCAGTGTTTGGATTTTTTGAAGCCCGGGCTATTACATTTCCTTTTGAACCTGACCAGGTAGCGCTGATGCGGGAATATATTGACGCTACCGCAGATAAATCGCAATGGGCGGTGACGGCAGACCTGCACCTGCAGAAGTTCCTGGCTGCCCTCACAAAAGATGGTCGTTTCAAAAATACGTTACTGCAGCTCCAGGCAACGATCGTTACACTGAAAAAATGCTATGGGTTGCTCACATTGCTGAAAATGGAAAATGGTCCGTTGCAGGGCCGTGTGCAGGCCTTGCTGGCTATCATGGAGCAAAAAGATATCCGCAGAATCGTGGACAGCGACATCTACAAGAACATGTCGACCCAAACGGTAGCTGAATATGATTTCCTGTTGCGCAACAGGTACAACGCCGCCATGAAAGATGTGTTGCAGTTCATTGCTGAAACAGATGTATACATCGCCGTTAGTAATGTATCACGTGAACGACATTTCTGTTATGCCAGGGCTGTGGAGAAAGAAGAAAATATCTTACATGCCCGAAACCTCAGGCATCCCTGTATATTGAAGGCTGTCGGCAACGACCTGACCATGCAGGAGGGGAGTAATGTCGTGTTCCTTACTGGCGCCAATATGGCGGGGAAGTCGACCTGGATGAAATCCATTGGTATCAGTATGTATATGGCGCATATCGGTTTTCCGGTTGCCGCCGGTGAAATGGTTTTTTCCGTACGGGAAGGCATTTTCTCCAGTATCAATGTGGCGGACAACATTGCGATGGGGTACAGCCATTTCTACGCAGAAGTGGTAAGGGTGAAGGACGCCGCGTTGGCAGCGGCTACCGGCGAACACCTCCTGCTGATGTTTGATGAATTGTTTAAAGGTACCAATGTGAAAGATGCCTTTGACGGTACACTGGCAGTGACAGAAGGATTTGCCGAATACAATAACTGCCTGTTTATAGTGTCTACCCATATTATAGAAGTTGGTGAAGCACTGAAAGATTTACCCAACGTGCAGTTCAGGTATATGCCTACCGTACTGGAGGGAAATGTGCCGAGGTATACCTATACCTTGCAGGAAGGCATTACCGAAGACCGCCAGGGCATGATGATTATCGAAAACGAAGGTATTATTGCGCTGATCAATAAAAGGTAACCTGCCTGATTAAACCGCGGCTGCATGCCGCCTGATTTCTACTTATTAAAACTACAATTAGCATGAAGCAAATATTTGCCTCAGGGATACTTATGTCCCTACTTTCCACTACTGCCATGGCTCAGGTACAGCCATTTACGGGCTTTTCCAGGCAAGACCTGAAAGACGATTTTAAATATGCGGTGGAGCTGTTGAAGAAACAACATCCCAATCCATACAAATTTACCGACACTACCACCTTTAACAGAAAGATGGACTCCCTGATGAACCGCCTGGATAAGGACCCTTCTCTGTTAAGTGCTTTACGGTATTCGCCTGTACAGTTATTCAATGATGTGCACCTGAAGCTGGATTACGAGGAGGAGCGTGTTATTGGTATTTTCTATGGTATTAACCATTTTCCACTGGCTACCACTACGTTTAAAGACAGGATCATTGTGAATGCCAAAGGAGAAGTAATCCCATTTGGTGCAGAGATCCTGAGTATTAATAAGATGCCTGCCACCAAAATTCTGAGTGAAATCAACTATGCTACCTATAGCGATGGTTTTATCAAAACAGGGGCGGAGCGCACAACAACAAACCTGAGCTTGTTCATCAGCCTTGTCTTTCCCGAATCTACCAGCTATGAGGTCGTATATAAGGAATATGGCGCTAAAACTACCAATACCATACAATTAAAAGCCGTTGACGCTAAAACCGGGTACCATAACAGAAGCCTGGGAGAGCTGCCTTTTAATTCCTTCCTGAAACGTGCCTATGTTACCAAAGAATACCAGGACAAGGAATCTACCGCAATCCTCACCGTACTCACATTCATGCTGCAGGAAAATGCGATGTATAAGGAGTTGAGTGATTTTTTTGCAGAAGTAAAGAAACGCAATATCAATAACGTTATTATCGATATCCGTTCCAATGGTGGAGGTAATCCGAATATGTCGGCACTGCTGTATTCCTTTGTGGCCTTACGTCCGTTCGATAATGTTTTCAATTACCGGACAAAAAACATCGAACTGCACGATTCCGAAAACCTGTTGAATGGATATGGTACCAAGATGAGTGAAGAAGAGGTAACGCAAACCGCTAACTTCCTCAGGCAACGTTTCGATTACGATAGTGCCGCCGGATTTTACTATGGTAATGCACGGCTGACAGAAGGTTCTATATCCAATTATCCACCGGATAAAAATAATTTTAAAGGTAACGTCTATGTGTTGACCAGCGGAGGAACGGTAAGTGCGGCCACCTATTTTGCTGCTCTGGTGAAGAACAATGGCCGTGGCATACTGGTAGGCTCCGAAACCGGCAGCGGTGAGGCTTCTACGACCGCAGCATGGTTCAATACCTATACACTGCCTAAAACAAAAAGTAAGTTAACCGTACCTATGAGTGAAATATATTTTATGAAGGCTAAACAGGATAACGGGCGGGGTTGCCTGCCCGATAAGGAGCTGACGTTTGAAGCGTTTCAGCAGTATATCCGTGCCGGCAAAGATCCGGAGATTCAGTATACGATGGATCTCATCAAAGCCGGAAAGTAAAAGCCGAAATTATTACCCCAGCCCCCCCTCCTGATAACCAATACTTAGATGAAAAAGCCTTGAAAGAAATTTCTTTCGAGGCTTTTTTATGCCAGCTACGTTGATTTTTTTGTCCTGACAAATGCAGCGATGAGCAGTGAAAAAATCAGTCCGGTAATCAGGCCACCGAAAATACTTGCGATAATATAAGCACGGATGTTCAGCCTGGTATTAGCTTCCAGCTCACTCATTCCCTGCGTGTTAATTGCAAAATTGCGCATATTTGTAAAGAAATCCGGCGATAATAGATTCATGGCGATCATCTGACTAAGCGGACTAAGCAGGATGACGAAGAAGGTTAATATCATGCCTGATTTAAACGCTTGCTTAAAGGAAATGCTGTCATGAAAATATTTCTTTCTTTTGTCTATGATGGCGGAGCGATAAAGGAGAAATGAAGGGATCAGCACCATTACCGAAACCACAGGCTGATAGGCGATTCGGGTAGAATGAAATCCTAGTGTCTTTTCCAATGTAATCCATGCAAGATACATAGCAAAAAATATCACCGCCCATTTGCCTTCAATTTTATAGGTTGCCATAGGTCTCATTTTTTGTCCATTATTTGCATCCATTCTTTTATAACCGCCTTCAGGTCATTACTTTTGGCTTTTACCTCTGCCATGCTGCCAAACCTGGCATAGGCCTTTCCTTTAGGAGCAGGTTCGAGTATAGGATGGCCTGTCAGTATATCAGCCTGATGAAATACCAGTACTGCCTGTTCTTTAACGCGGGGACTGATGGTCGCTATGTCGCCTTTGTAGTAAAAGCTGGGACCACCCCATTTAACTTCTTCGGTAATGGAAGGGTCCACCTCCAGGATGAGTTGTCGGAGAGCCTTCATTTCTTGTTTTTTCGGATGATTGAGGTCGGAGAAGAAATCATCTGCTTTAATTGTCTTTGCCATAATAAAATCGTTTATGTCAGCAATAACCGGAATTGCCGTGTTGAAAATAATATAGGTCAGTACAGACTTCCAGAAAGCTGTCCGGTTCAGGTAAGAACGAAATT
Protein-coding sequences here:
- a CDS encoding DNA mismatch repair protein; this encodes MYLQTDTQTIDDLRLFSKADTPGIYDIYNHSFTRGGQTIMEAMFRKPLNNRDAIIRRINTIEAFVKMNATFPFDGVLLDQAEKYISFDDNPDGGTKVSLSEKEIQHGIISVIDLFHRLRQYLESPEIASVKELEDERKAAAGLLNDPAFIPVFNEKPNARISFAAVTAFDVLIRNKEKQKVLQLLQFIYHIDVYVSVAAVTRKHNMVFPVVHPKGTSILKVDGVYHPLLKNAVANSLHMTPSRNLVFLTGANMAGKSTFLRSFSTAVYIAHMGFPVAAAAMEFSVMDGVYTTINLPDNLGIGASHFYAEVLRVKKIGQELSEGKALFVLFDELFRGTNVKDALEGTLAVCTAFTNRTDSKFIISSHIIEAADELRKKESAAFYFLPTVMNGSVPEYTYTLQEGVTNDKHGMIIINNEGILDILRKGNKGGKRLKKQL
- a CDS encoding DNA mismatch repair protein; this translates as MSFKIDRQSVGELNLMGKFRQGSVYFLFNKVRTRIGEKLMDDMFAHPLNDAAAINTRVAVFGFFEARAITFPFEPDQVALMREYIDATADKSQWAVTADLHLQKFLAALTKDGRFKNTLLQLQATIVTLKKCYGLLTLLKMENGPLQGRVQALLAIMEQKDIRRIVDSDIYKNMSTQTVAEYDFLLRNRYNAAMKDVLQFIAETDVYIAVSNVSRERHFCYARAVEKEENILHARNLRHPCILKAVGNDLTMQEGSNVVFLTGANMAGKSTWMKSIGISMYMAHIGFPVAAGEMVFSVREGIFSSINVADNIAMGYSHFYAEVVRVKDAALAAATGEHLLLMFDELFKGTNVKDAFDGTLAVTEGFAEYNNCLFIVSTHIIEVGEALKDLPNVQFRYMPTVLEGNVPRYTYTLQEGITEDRQGMMIIENEGIIALINKR
- a CDS encoding S41 family peptidase, which encodes MKQIFASGILMSLLSTTAMAQVQPFTGFSRQDLKDDFKYAVELLKKQHPNPYKFTDTTTFNRKMDSLMNRLDKDPSLLSALRYSPVQLFNDVHLKLDYEEERVIGIFYGINHFPLATTTFKDRIIVNAKGEVIPFGAEILSINKMPATKILSEINYATYSDGFIKTGAERTTTNLSLFISLVFPESTSYEVVYKEYGAKTTNTIQLKAVDAKTGYHNRSLGELPFNSFLKRAYVTKEYQDKESTAILTVLTFMLQENAMYKELSDFFAEVKKRNINNVIIDIRSNGGGNPNMSALLYSFVALRPFDNVFNYRTKNIELHDSENLLNGYGTKMSEEEVTQTANFLRQRFDYDSAAGFYYGNARLTEGSISNYPPDKNNFKGNVYVLTSGGTVSAATYFAALVKNNGRGILVGSETGSGEASTTAAWFNTYTLPKTKSKLTVPMSEIYFMKAKQDNGRGCLPDKELTFEAFQQYIRAGKDPEIQYTMDLIKAGK
- a CDS encoding DUF4199 domain-containing protein, with the protein product MATYKIEGKWAVIFFAMYLAWITLEKTLGFHSTRIAYQPVVSVMVLIPSFLLYRSAIIDKRKKYFHDSISFKQAFKSGMILTFFVILLSPLSQMIAMNLLSPDFFTNMRNFAINTQGMSELEANTRLNIRAYIIASIFGGLITGLIFSLLIAAFVRTKKST
- a CDS encoding DUF1801 domain-containing protein; the encoded protein is MAKTIKADDFFSDLNHPKKQEMKALRQLILEVDPSITEEVKWGGPSFYYKGDIATISPRVKEQAVLVFHQADILTGHPILEPAPKGKAYARFGSMAEVKAKSNDLKAVIKEWMQIMDKK